The following coding sequences are from one Microtus pennsylvanicus isolate mMicPen1 chromosome 1, mMicPen1.hap1, whole genome shotgun sequence window:
- the Hmgb1 gene encoding high mobility group protein B1, with protein MGKGDPKKPRGKMSSYAFFVQTCREEHKKKHPDASVNFSEFSKKCSERWKTMSAKEKGKFEDMAKADKARYEREMKTYIPPKGETKKKFKDPNAPKRPPSAFFLFCSEYRPKIKGEHPGLSIGDVAKKLGEMWNNTAADDKQPYEKKAAKLKEKYEKDIAAYRAKGKPDAAKKGVVKAEKSKKKKEEEDDEEDEEDEEEEEEEEDEDEEEDDDDE; from the exons ATGGGCAAAGGAGATCCTAAGAAGCCGAGAGGCAAAATGTCCTCGTATGCATTCTTTGTGCAAACCTGCCGGGAGGAACACAAGAAGAAACATCCGGATGCTTCTGTCAACTTCTCAGAGTTCTCCAAGAAGTGCTCAGAAAGGTGGAAG ACCATGTCTgctaaagaaaaggggaaatttgaAGACATGGCCAAGGCTGACAAGGCTCgttatgaaagagaaatgaaaacctaCATCCCCCCCAAAGGGGAGACCAAAAAGAAGTTCAAGGACCCCAATGCACCCAAGAGGCCTCC TTCTGCCTTCTTCTTGTTCTGTTCTGAGTATCGCCCCAAAATCAAAGGAGAACACCCTGGCTTATCCATTGGTGATGTTGCAAAGAAACTGGGAGAGATGTGGAACAACACTGCTGCAGATGACAAGCAGCCCTATGAAAAGAAGGCTGCCAAGCTGAAGGAGAAGTACGAAAAG GATATTGCTGCTTACAGAGCTAAAGGAAAACCCGATGCAGCAAAAAAGGGGGTGGTCAAGGcggaaaagagcaagaaaaagaaggaagaggaagatgatgaggaagacgaagaggatgaagaggaggaggaagaagaggaagatgaagatgaggaagaagatgatgatgatgaataa